Proteins encoded together in one Anaerolineales bacterium window:
- a CDS encoding cupin, with the protein DHRNGVATDYGLGVGWPEDRNTLHWLENRGTIPAVEISVDIVWQE; encoded by the coding sequence GACCATCGAAATGGAGTCGCTACGGACTATGGGCTGGGAGTGGGTTGGCCGGAGGATAGGAACACCTTACACTGGCTTGAGAACAGAGGAACGATTCCAGCTGTGGAGATCTCGGTCGATATTGTCTGGCAAGAATAA